The proteins below come from a single Mucilaginibacter mali genomic window:
- a CDS encoding DoxX family protein, with protein MKPKTIKTTYWILLILLCAFTTFDGIGGVTKQQAGVDVLNHLGYPIYLMPLFGVLKLLGVFALLQPWYQGIKEWVFAGLAFTFIGAAVSHICAHDTVVETIMPLIFLAYLLVTRSFWLKYEALKNAA; from the coding sequence ATGAAACCAAAAACTATTAAAACCACTTACTGGATACTGCTTATCCTGTTGTGCGCATTCACCACATTTGATGGTATTGGCGGCGTTACCAAACAGCAGGCCGGGGTTGATGTGCTGAACCACTTAGGTTATCCCATTTACCTGATGCCCTTATTTGGCGTACTGAAATTGTTGGGCGTTTTCGCCCTGCTGCAACCCTGGTACCAGGGAATTAAGGAATGGGTGTTTGCCGGCCTGGCCTTTACTTTTATCGGCGCGGCGGTATCGCACATTTGCGCGCACGATACCGTGGTAGAAACCATTATGCCTTTAATTTTCCTGGCTTATTTATTAGTAACCCGCTCGTTCTGGCTTAAATACGAAGCCTTGAAGAACGCTGCTTAA
- a CDS encoding VOC family protein, with protein MSKINPYIGFNGKTREAMHFYQNIFGGELELLTVKGSPMEQYWQSAPEGALYHAMLTNADGIVMMGSDMSGPNGHTPGNVIQLAITCNSEEEINMFFNKLSEGGTVMDTLKEQFWGAIFGAVLDKYGINWMLNYNKQ; from the coding sequence ATGAGCAAAATTAATCCCTACATCGGCTTTAATGGTAAAACCCGCGAAGCCATGCATTTTTATCAAAACATTTTTGGCGGCGAACTGGAACTGCTGACCGTAAAAGGATCGCCGATGGAGCAATACTGGCAATCGGCACCCGAGGGCGCGCTGTACCACGCCATGCTTACTAATGCCGATGGTATTGTAATGATGGGTTCGGATATGTCGGGACCAAACGGGCATACCCCGGGCAACGTCATCCAACTGGCCATCACCTGCAATAGCGAGGAAGAGATCAACATGTTCTTCAATAAACTATCCGAAGGTGGCACTGTGATGGATACGTTAAAGGAGCAATTCTGGGGTGCCATTTTTGGCGCGGTGCTGGATAAGTATGGGATTAACTGGATGCTGAATTATAATAAGCAGTAA
- a CDS encoding transcriptional regulator, with product MELYQVKQDVKVICVEAASFPKGIKDAFDRLNSVIPDMIGRHVFGISKPQNGMIRYRAAASEKQDGEGTSLGYPTFTIPAGIYLGETLMDWQRNEMMIMSIFNRLIADKRMDGSAHCIEWYKSNTELLCMVLMRNDLVTVATKELTL from the coding sequence ATGGAATTATACCAGGTTAAGCAGGATGTTAAGGTGATATGTGTGGAGGCGGCATCATTCCCCAAGGGGATAAAAGACGCGTTCGACCGGCTGAACAGCGTCATTCCGGATATGATTGGACGGCATGTTTTCGGGATCTCCAAACCGCAGAACGGCATGATCAGGTACCGCGCTGCAGCGTCGGAAAAACAGGATGGCGAGGGCACATCGCTGGGCTATCCAACCTTTACTATCCCCGCCGGCATTTATCTTGGCGAAACCCTGATGGACTGGCAGCGGAACGAAATGATGATCATGAGTATCTTCAACCGCCTGATAGCCGATAAGCGGATGGACGGATCGGCGCATTGCATCGAATGGTATAAAAGCAATACCGAATTGCTATGCATGGTTTTAATGCGTAACGATTTGGTAACCGTAGCCACTAAGGAACTAACTTTATAA
- a CDS encoding GlxA family transcriptional regulator, with protein sequence MKHVSILVPMGHTSMPNIDGSHQILAQVNSFLADMGKPPLFDLHLVGLTSPVVQRNGLFTIEPDTLIEDVKKTDLIIIPAMHGDIAEALENNKAFSPWIVEQYNNGAEIASLCIGAFFLASTGLLTGKQAATHWSLAGLFRQMYPEVNLVDDKIMTEDDGIYTSGGAYSYLNLIVYLVEKFAGRDIAILISKSFMIDIDRISQSPFIIFQGQKAHEDEPVKKAQEFIENNFAEKITVDQLADMLALGRRSLERRFKHATSNTVTEYIQRVKIEAAKKSFESSRKNINEVMYDVGYTDTKAFRTIFKKVTGLSPVEYRNKYNKGLAA encoded by the coding sequence ATGAAACATGTATCTATCCTTGTTCCGATGGGCCATACCAGTATGCCCAATATTGATGGCAGCCATCAGATATTAGCGCAGGTGAATAGTTTTTTAGCCGATATGGGCAAACCACCCCTGTTCGATCTGCATTTGGTAGGGCTCACCAGCCCGGTTGTGCAGCGCAACGGCCTGTTCACTATCGAACCCGACACGTTGATAGAGGACGTGAAGAAAACCGACCTGATCATTATCCCGGCCATGCATGGCGATATAGCAGAAGCATTGGAAAACAATAAGGCGTTTAGCCCCTGGATAGTGGAACAATATAACAACGGCGCCGAAATTGCCAGCCTGTGCATCGGCGCGTTTTTCCTGGCATCAACGGGTTTACTGACCGGTAAGCAGGCAGCCACGCATTGGTCGCTGGCCGGGCTGTTCCGCCAGATGTACCCCGAAGTGAATTTGGTGGATGATAAGATCATGACCGAAGACGATGGCATTTATACCAGCGGCGGCGCCTATTCGTACCTTAACCTCATCGTCTACCTGGTTGAAAAATTCGCGGGGCGCGATATCGCCATCCTCATCTCCAAATCGTTCATGATCGATATCGACCGCATCAGCCAGTCGCCATTCATCATCTTCCAGGGGCAAAAAGCGCACGAGGACGAACCGGTAAAAAAAGCGCAGGAGTTTATCGAGAATAACTTTGCCGAAAAGATAACCGTAGACCAGCTGGCCGATATGCTGGCCCTTGGCCGCCGTAGCTTAGAGCGCCGCTTTAAGCACGCCACCAGCAATACCGTTACCGAATATATCCAGCGGGTAAAGATAGAGGCGGCCAAAAAAAGCTTTGAAAGCAGCCGTAAGAATATTAACGAGGTAATGTATGATGTGGGTTATACCGATACCAAGGCGTTCCGCACCATATTTAAAAAGGTAACCGGCCTCTCGCCGGTGGAATACCGTAATAAGTATAATAAGGGATTGGCAGCTTAA
- a CDS encoding 2Fe-2S iron-sulfur cluster-binding protein, producing MPQENTINLTLHHLGEEYRVQTNRTRHHSLMTLIADELAIPGFGLCCGMGSCGTCLVQIAHQQSQVKRPVLACSMMINDDLANVDVFVPDRVY from the coding sequence ATGCCGCAGGAAAACACCATCAATTTAACACTTCACCATTTGGGCGAAGAATACCGGGTGCAAACCAACCGTACCCGCCACCACAGCCTGATGACCCTGATAGCCGATGAACTGGCCATCCCCGGCTTCGGTCTGTGCTGCGGCATGGGCAGTTGTGGCACCTGTTTGGTACAGATCGCGCATCAGCAATCGCAGGTAAAGCGGCCGGTTTTAGCTTGTAGTATGATGATAAATGACGATCTGGCTAATGTAGATGTTTTTGTGCCGGATAGGGTGTATTGA
- a CDS encoding ligase-associated DNA damage response exonuclease encodes MPKKPLLEFTDSGIYCAQGRFYIDPWKPVDDAVITHAHSDHARWGSKRYLAHHLSREVLLYRLGDITLQTVEYGEKVMKNGVEITLFPAGHVIGSAQVRVCYKDEVWVVSGDYKVEDDGVCAPFEPVRCHHFISECTFGMPVYKWKPQQQLFDEMNNWWRQNVQEGKATVVVGYSLGKAQRILQNLDFSIGPVYTHGVIENTNEALRRNGIVLNPTIRITPDTPKDEVRKGIILAPPSSVGTPWMRRFNPYDFGYCSGWMSIRGAKKRRAADRGFVLSDHADWDGLISAIDATGCEKVYLTHGYTASFSRYLNEIGFDASEVHTLFGEDESEEEAPTQPPPKEEGQKSPETSEVLSSGEDLGEAPETSKKGGTS; translated from the coding sequence ATGCCTAAAAAACCATTGCTCGAGTTTACCGATAGCGGCATTTACTGTGCCCAGGGCCGTTTTTATATCGACCCATGGAAACCTGTGGACGATGCCGTGATCACTCATGCCCATAGCGACCATGCACGCTGGGGCAGCAAGCGTTATTTGGCGCATCACCTATCGCGCGAAGTGCTGCTGTACCGCCTGGGCGATATTACCCTGCAAACGGTGGAATACGGCGAAAAAGTGATGAAGAACGGGGTGGAGATAACGCTGTTCCCGGCCGGGCATGTTATTGGTTCGGCGCAGGTGAGGGTTTGCTACAAGGATGAGGTTTGGGTGGTATCCGGCGATTACAAGGTAGAGGACGACGGCGTTTGTGCCCCTTTCGAGCCGGTGCGCTGTCATCATTTTATATCCGAATGTACTTTTGGGATGCCCGTTTACAAATGGAAGCCCCAGCAGCAATTGTTCGACGAGATGAACAACTGGTGGCGGCAGAACGTGCAGGAAGGCAAGGCTACCGTTGTGGTAGGTTACTCGCTGGGTAAAGCGCAGCGCATCCTGCAAAACCTCGACTTTTCCATCGGCCCGGTATACACCCACGGCGTTATCGAGAACACTAACGAGGCCCTGCGCCGTAACGGCATCGTGCTTAATCCTACCATCCGCATCACACCCGATACACCAAAGGACGAAGTACGTAAAGGCATTATCCTGGCCCCGCCGTCATCGGTAGGTACACCCTGGATGCGGCGCTTTAATCCATACGATTTTGGTTACTGTTCGGGCTGGATGAGTATCCGCGGAGCGAAAAAACGCCGTGCGGCAGATCGTGGCTTCGTGCTCTCCGACCATGCCGACTGGGACGGTCTCATCAGCGCCATTGATGCTACCGGCTGCGAAAAGGTTTATCTTACCCATGGCTACACCGCCAGTTTTTCGCGCTACCTGAATGAGATAGGTTTTGATGCCAGCGAGGTGCATACGCTGTTTGGGGAGGATGAGAGTGAAGAGGAAGCCCCCACCCAACCTCCCCCAAAGGAGGAGGGGCAGAAATCCCCTGAAACTTCTGAAGTCCTCTCCTCTGGAGAGGATTTAGGTGAGGCTCCTGAGACTTCTAAAAAAGGAGGCACCTCATGA
- a CDS encoding ATP-dependent DNA ligase — MKAFAQLFLSLDETNKTNEKVRILKAYFLSVPDTDKMHMLALFTGRKPKRQINATLVRTWAMELSHIPEWLFAESYQVVGDLAETIALLLPPNDQSSNKTLTEWIAEINALGDKTDEERRQWLLDSWAMLDGQERFVFNKLLTGSFRIGVSQNLVIKALADITNHDAATLTHRVMGKWMPEDYTFDQLTQAESASDDVSRPYPFFLAYPIQETSEKQKTATELQVALGDAAEWQAEWKWDGIRAQMIKRDGQIFIWSRGEDLATEKFPELHPFLNELPDGTVLDGEILSFANGLPLPFNVLQTRIGRKNLSKKILEESPVATIVYDVLEYGGEDIRQKTQSQRREILESLQAATAYPEVFRLSALIPFDSWPELEATRTLSRQMIAEGIMLKRKSAHYQVGRRRGDWWKWKIDPLSVDAVMIYAQKGHGRRADLYTDYTFAVWDGDKLVPFAKAYSGLTDEEIRKVDNFVKRNTLEKFGPVRTVKPRLVFEIGFEGINRSTRHKSGIALRFPRILRWRTDKPMEEADTIETLRALL; from the coding sequence ATGAAAGCCTTTGCCCAACTCTTCCTCTCGCTTGATGAGACCAATAAGACCAACGAGAAGGTTCGCATCCTGAAGGCATACTTCCTGTCCGTGCCCGATACCGATAAGATGCACATGCTGGCCCTTTTCACCGGGCGCAAGCCTAAGCGGCAGATAAACGCCACGCTGGTGCGCACCTGGGCCATGGAACTATCGCACATACCCGAATGGCTTTTTGCCGAAAGCTACCAGGTGGTGGGCGACCTGGCCGAGACCATTGCCCTGCTGCTGCCCCCTAACGACCAAAGCAGCAACAAGACCCTTACCGAATGGATAGCCGAAATAAACGCCCTTGGCGATAAGACCGACGAGGAACGCAGGCAATGGCTGCTGGATAGCTGGGCCATGCTGGATGGGCAGGAACGCTTTGTATTCAACAAGTTGCTTACGGGTAGCTTCCGCATTGGGGTATCGCAAAATTTGGTTATTAAGGCGCTGGCCGATATCACCAACCACGATGCGGCCACGCTTACCCACCGCGTGATGGGCAAGTGGATGCCCGAGGATTACACCTTCGACCAGCTGACCCAGGCCGAGAGCGCCAGCGACGATGTATCGCGCCCGTACCCGTTCTTTTTAGCCTACCCCATACAGGAAACATCGGAAAAGCAAAAGACCGCCACCGAACTACAGGTTGCCCTGGGCGATGCCGCCGAATGGCAGGCCGAGTGGAAGTGGGACGGCATACGCGCCCAAATGATAAAACGCGATGGGCAGATATTTATTTGGAGCAGGGGCGAGGACCTGGCTACCGAAAAGTTCCCCGAGCTGCACCCTTTTTTGAATGAACTGCCCGACGGTACCGTGCTGGACGGCGAGATACTGAGTTTTGCCAACGGCCTGCCCCTGCCCTTTAACGTATTGCAAACCCGTATTGGCCGCAAGAACCTGAGCAAAAAGATACTGGAAGAAAGTCCGGTGGCTACCATTGTGTACGATGTGCTGGAATACGGCGGCGAAGATATCCGCCAAAAAACCCAAAGCCAGCGGCGGGAGATACTGGAAAGCTTGCAGGCCGCTACAGCATACCCCGAGGTGTTCCGCCTCTCGGCATTGATACCTTTTGATAGCTGGCCCGAACTGGAAGCCACCCGCACCCTATCGCGCCAGATGATAGCCGAGGGCATTATGCTGAAACGCAAAAGCGCCCACTACCAGGTGGGCCGCCGCCGTGGCGACTGGTGGAAGTGGAAGATAGACCCGCTATCGGTAGATGCCGTGATGATCTACGCCCAAAAAGGTCACGGCCGCCGGGCCGACCTGTATACCGACTATACCTTTGCCGTGTGGGATGGCGATAAGCTGGTGCCCTTTGCCAAAGCCTACTCGGGCCTTACCGACGAGGAGATACGCAAGGTAGATAACTTTGTGAAGCGCAACACGCTGGAGAAATTTGGCCCCGTGCGCACGGTAAAACCCCGGTTGGTTTTTGAGATAGGGTTCGAGGGCATCAACCGCTCTACCCGCCACAAAAGTGGCATCGCCCTGCGCTTCCCCCGCATCCTGCGCTGGCGTACGGATAAGCCCATGGAAGAAGCGGATACGATAGAGACGTTGCGGGCGCTGTTGTAG
- a CDS encoding DNA polymerase beta superfamily protein: MTYNELKRQKQLILLDCISGSTAYNLNVAGSDVDRKGVFMMPQKQLYGFNRQEQLANDTNDEVYFEIGRFLELLTKNNPNILELLSTPKEFITRRHPLMDLIKPEDFLSKLCLDTFAGYAQTQVRKARGLNKKINKPQGAERKSVLDFCFVVYNNGSVPLKEWLREMNYTQEECGLINLDHFRDVYLLYHQSQLSNGFFRGIVSGPDADDVQLSPVPKGIVNIAVMNFNKDGYSVYCREYREYREWEEKRNEARYQSTLSHGKSYDAKNMMHTFRLLNMAGEIAQHGQVIVKRPDRGFLLSIRNGQFEFNELMLMIDEKMEEIKELYRNCALPERPDVQIAEQLLVEIREKFYLG, translated from the coding sequence ATGACCTACAACGAACTGAAGCGACAAAAACAACTGATTCTGCTGGATTGCATCAGCGGCAGCACGGCTTATAACCTTAATGTCGCCGGTTCGGACGTGGACAGGAAAGGAGTGTTTATGATGCCGCAAAAGCAATTGTACGGCTTCAACCGACAGGAGCAACTGGCTAATGATACCAACGATGAGGTGTATTTTGAGATAGGTCGCTTTTTGGAACTATTGACCAAAAATAATCCAAACATCCTGGAACTGCTAAGTACGCCAAAGGAGTTTATAACGCGTCGCCATCCGCTGATGGATTTGATAAAGCCTGAGGATTTTTTGTCGAAGCTTTGCCTGGATACCTTTGCTGGTTATGCCCAAACACAGGTGCGCAAAGCCCGCGGACTAAATAAAAAGATCAATAAACCACAGGGCGCCGAACGTAAATCGGTGCTTGATTTTTGCTTTGTGGTCTACAATAACGGAAGCGTGCCGCTAAAGGAATGGCTGCGTGAGATGAACTACACACAGGAAGAATGCGGACTGATAAATCTTGACCATTTCAGGGATGTGTACCTGCTGTATCACCAAAGTCAGCTAAGCAATGGCTTTTTCAGAGGTATCGTGTCCGGCCCGGATGCCGACGATGTACAGTTAAGCCCGGTGCCAAAAGGCATTGTCAATATAGCCGTTATGAATTTTAATAAAGATGGCTACTCGGTTTATTGCCGTGAGTACCGCGAATACCGGGAATGGGAAGAGAAACGTAATGAGGCCCGATATCAAAGCACCCTGTCGCACGGTAAAAGTTACGACGCTAAAAACATGATGCACACCTTCCGCCTGCTCAATATGGCCGGTGAAATAGCGCAGCATGGCCAGGTAATTGTAAAACGCCCCGACAGGGGTTTCCTGCTCAGCATCCGCAATGGCCAGTTTGAGTTTAACGAGCTAATGCTGATGATAGACGAAAAAATGGAGGAGATAAAAGAGTTGTATCGGAATTGCGCCTTGCCTGAAAGACCGGATGTGCAGATAGCAGAGCAGTTGTTGGTGGAGATAAGGGAGAAGTTTTATCTGGGCTGA
- a CDS encoding nucleotidyltransferase domain-containing protein: MKNTILQKLLELEQAHDIKILYACESGSRAWGFASPDSDFDVRFIYAHRPDHYLSITDSTDVLGLPVNEVLDIGGWDIRKALMLFLKSNSTLYEWLQSPIVYRAGTGFAEELRGLMPKYYSLRSGGNHYWSMANNTLRDDLQTEQVKLKRYFYALRPALACLWITEKQTVPPMEFDKLRILISDENIQNTMDDLLQQKQVANEKAFIAPVNLLNNWLSATLERCREQIPGLPADKHLPDELNTIFRKHIS; the protein is encoded by the coding sequence ATGAAAAACACCATACTACAAAAACTGCTTGAACTGGAACAAGCACACGATATCAAGATCCTCTATGCCTGCGAATCGGGCAGCCGGGCATGGGGCTTTGCCTCGCCTGATAGCGATTTTGATGTGCGCTTTATATACGCGCACCGACCCGACCATTACCTTAGCATAACTGATAGCACCGACGTTTTAGGCCTGCCGGTTAATGAGGTGCTGGATATAGGTGGCTGGGATATCCGGAAGGCGCTGATGTTGTTCCTGAAGTCGAACAGCACGCTGTACGAGTGGCTGCAATCGCCCATTGTGTACCGGGCCGGAACTGGTTTTGCCGAAGAACTACGCGGGCTGATGCCTAAGTATTATTCGCTGCGTTCGGGTGGTAATCATTACTGGTCGATGGCTAACAATACTTTGCGCGACGACCTGCAAACTGAGCAGGTAAAGCTAAAGCGGTATTTTTATGCACTACGCCCGGCTTTAGCCTGCCTTTGGATAACTGAAAAGCAAACCGTTCCGCCGATGGAATTTGATAAACTGCGTATATTGATATCGGATGAAAACATCCAGAACACTATGGACGATCTGCTGCAACAAAAGCAAGTGGCCAATGAAAAAGCATTCATCGCGCCGGTAAATCTGCTTAACAATTGGCTATCGGCAACGCTTGAACGTTGCCGGGAGCAAATACCCGGATTACCGGCAGATAAGCACCTGCCAGATGAACTGAACACGATATTTAGAAAACACATCTCATAA
- a CDS encoding RtcB family protein gives MRKQNIPETELPLQGAGGLKISNNELKALGINDIDVLVNFSRVANGLLKHNVMDKAQILANLEALIDDPMPYALKKGGKFKNLAEDVIALRKEGKFVKQQRSTFALKTEIADFPVYGIEHIEVGALAQMKTAIQLPIAVAGALMPDAHQGYGLPIGGVLATTANTIIPFAVGVDIACRMCLSIFNLPAEMVDTENDLLKNLLLNHTNFGMGGVNKTHHDASLFDSKIWGETKVIRSLKDKAYAQLGTSGTGNHFVEWGELTIGDGALEGIPAGNYLALLSHSGSRGFGGNIADYYSKIAMSKTKLPPEAKHLAWLDLDKDEGQEYWIAMNLAGEYASANHHEIHNKIARALNHAPLMMIENHHNFAWKEQLADGTGVMVHRKGATPAGEGVLGIIPGSMSTPGFVVRGKGDAASINSASHGAGRLMSRSAAFKTLDKAAIAANLIDKRITLMGSDMDEAPMAYKNIHTVMAAQTGLVDVLAQFNPRIVRMADPKEKPED, from the coding sequence ATGAGAAAGCAAAACATACCCGAAACCGAACTCCCCCTTCAGGGGGCCGGTGGGCTTAAGATCAGCAACAACGAGTTAAAGGCCCTTGGCATTAACGATATCGACGTACTGGTAAACTTCAGCCGTGTGGCAAACGGCCTGCTGAAGCATAACGTGATGGACAAAGCGCAGATCCTGGCCAATTTGGAAGCATTGATAGACGACCCGATGCCCTATGCCCTTAAAAAAGGCGGCAAGTTTAAAAACCTGGCCGAAGACGTGATTGCCCTGCGCAAGGAGGGTAAGTTTGTGAAACAGCAACGCAGCACCTTCGCGCTGAAGACGGAGATTGCCGACTTCCCGGTTTACGGGATCGAACATATTGAAGTGGGCGCGCTGGCGCAGATGAAAACCGCTATACAATTGCCCATAGCGGTAGCCGGCGCGCTGATGCCCGACGCGCACCAGGGTTACGGACTGCCCATCGGCGGCGTGCTGGCCACCACGGCCAATACCATTATCCCCTTTGCCGTGGGTGTGGATATTGCCTGCCGCATGTGCCTGAGCATCTTCAACCTGCCTGCCGAAATGGTGGACACCGAGAACGATTTGCTAAAAAATCTGCTGCTTAACCATACCAACTTTGGCATGGGCGGGGTTAACAAAACGCACCATGATGCCTCACTGTTTGATAGCAAAATATGGGGCGAAACCAAGGTGATCCGCTCGCTAAAGGATAAGGCCTACGCGCAGCTGGGTACCAGCGGTACCGGCAACCACTTTGTGGAATGGGGCGAATTAACCATAGGTGATGGCGCTTTGGAGGGCATTCCGGCCGGTAATTACCTGGCCTTGCTGTCGCACTCCGGCTCGCGTGGCTTTGGGGGTAATATTGCCGATTACTACAGCAAAATTGCCATGAGCAAAACCAAACTGCCGCCCGAAGCCAAACACCTGGCCTGGCTGGATCTGGATAAGGACGAAGGACAGGAATACTGGATTGCCATGAACCTGGCCGGCGAATACGCCAGCGCCAATCACCACGAGATCCATAACAAGATAGCCCGTGCGCTTAACCACGCCCCGCTGATGATGATCGAAAATCACCACAACTTTGCGTGGAAGGAACAACTGGCCGACGGTACCGGGGTGATGGTGCACCGTAAAGGCGCCACCCCGGCGGGTGAAGGTGTGCTGGGTATCATCCCCGGCAGCATGAGCACGCCCGGCTTTGTGGTGCGTGGCAAGGGCGACGCGGCCAGCATCAACTCCGCCAGTCACGGCGCCGGGCGATTGATGAGCCGAAGCGCCGCCTTTAAAACCTTAGACAAGGCCGCCATTGCCGCCAACTTAATAGACAAACGCATTACCCTGATGGGCAGCGACATGGACGAAGCGCCGATGGCCTACAAAAATATCCACACCGTAATGGCCGCCCAAACCGGGTTGGTAGATGTACTGGCCCAGTTCAACCCCCGCATCGTCCGCATGGCCGACCCTAAGGAGAAGCCGGAGGATTAA
- a CDS encoding helix-turn-helix transcriptional regulator — protein sequence MPVNRNALIRYRTIDTCLQNRFKKWTLDDLIDACADALYEYQGIDTGVSRRSVQADIEMMRSNKLGYEAPIIVVDKKYYTYADKDYSITNIPLNQQDMQVLTEVSGLLQQFKGFSHFTDLNEMVSKLEDKIYTQKTQGAPVIDFEKNDNLKGLEYLEVIRKFIVAKKTMCVTYQSFKAREASDICFSAYLLKEYRNRWFVLGMPHKRNAHILNLALDRIQKIEEHPDPYRENRDINFATYYNDCVGVTKSPGQRDVEVVFWIDNSNAPYIITKPLHHTQKLLKEGAGGKIFSIKVILNFELERELLGFGPKIRVLGPRILVRQMKFLLNRSLAMYDVDATELGDIGAEA from the coding sequence ATGCCCGTTAACCGCAACGCCCTGATCCGCTACCGCACCATTGATACCTGCCTGCAAAACCGGTTTAAAAAGTGGACGCTGGACGATTTGATAGATGCCTGCGCCGATGCCTTGTACGAGTATCAGGGTATTGATACCGGCGTAAGTCGCCGATCTGTCCAGGCCGATATAGAGATGATGCGCAGTAACAAGCTGGGTTACGAGGCGCCGATAATTGTTGTAGATAAAAAGTACTATACCTATGCCGATAAGGACTACAGTATCACCAACATCCCCCTAAACCAGCAGGATATGCAGGTGCTGACCGAGGTATCGGGCTTGTTGCAGCAGTTTAAGGGTTTTAGTCATTTTACCGATCTGAATGAGATGGTGAGCAAGCTGGAGGATAAGATCTACACCCAAAAAACGCAGGGCGCGCCGGTGATCGACTTCGAAAAGAACGATAACCTGAAGGGACTGGAATACCTGGAGGTGATCCGCAAATTCATCGTGGCTAAGAAAACCATGTGTGTAACCTATCAATCGTTCAAAGCGCGCGAGGCCAGCGATATTTGCTTTAGTGCCTATTTGTTAAAAGAGTACCGCAACCGCTGGTTTGTGTTGGGCATGCCGCACAAGCGCAACGCGCATATCCTAAACCTTGCGCTTGACCGGATCCAAAAAATAGAAGAACACCCCGACCCATACCGCGAGAACCGGGACATAAACTTTGCTACTTATTATAACGATTGCGTTGGCGTAACCAAATCGCCGGGGCAGCGCGATGTGGAGGTGGTATTTTGGATAGATAACAGCAATGCCCCTTACATCATCACCAAGCCCCTGCACCATACTCAAAAGCTGTTGAAGGAAGGTGCCGGCGGAAAGATCTTCAGCATTAAGGTGATCCTAAACTTTGAACTGGAGCGCGAATTGCTGGGCTTCGGCCCCAAAATACGGGTGTTGGGGCCAAGGATATTGGTACGGCAGATGAAGTTTTTGCTGAATAGATCGCTGGCGATGTATGATGTGGACGCTACTGAACTGGGCGATATAGGCGCTGAAGCTTAG
- a CDS encoding thioredoxin family protein — MKKYLFIVLFAAIAANANAQTHAVTDSVKIYDPKADAKADIQAAVKKAAKEHKNVLLQIGGNWCIWCIRFNNLVTTDADLNKAMNDNYVILHVNWSPENKNEAVLASLGYPQRFGFPVFVVLDDKGNRLNTENSSYLEEGKGHSKAKVMEFFKSWSPAAIDPKTYAPKPKAVKAD, encoded by the coding sequence ATGAAAAAATATCTTTTTATTGTGCTGTTCGCTGCTATTGCAGCCAACGCAAACGCGCAAACCCACGCTGTAACCGACAGCGTTAAAATTTACGATCCCAAAGCTGATGCTAAGGCCGATATACAGGCCGCGGTAAAAAAGGCTGCTAAGGAGCATAAGAACGTGCTGCTGCAAATTGGCGGCAACTGGTGTATCTGGTGCATCCGTTTCAATAATTTGGTTACTACCGATGCCGACCTGAACAAAGCCATGAACGATAATTATGTGATATTGCATGTAAACTGGAGCCCCGAAAACAAAAACGAAGCTGTTTTAGCCAGCCTGGGCTATCCGCAGCGCTTCGGCTTCCCGGTGTTTGTGGTTCTGGATGATAAGGGCAACCGCCTGAATACCGAAAACTCAAGCTACCTGGAGGAAGGCAAGGGCCATAGCAAAGCCAAGGTGATGGAATTCTTTAAAAGCTGGTCGCCGGCGGCTATAGACCCAAAAACTTACGCGCCAAAACCAAAAGCCGTCAAAGCCGATTAA